The proteins below are encoded in one region of Sminthopsis crassicaudata isolate SCR6 chromosome 1, ASM4859323v1, whole genome shotgun sequence:
- the LOC141549451 gene encoding serpin B6-like — protein sequence MMAALSEAINTFTLNVFKEISEKDISQNVFYSPLSLYCALAMVLEGAKGNTAAEIQQVLSLNKDTDIHHSFQSFLEEANKSGDQCLLRIANRIFGEKTNDFISSFLESCQKFYNSNMEEVDFANASEEARKHINKWVEEKTEGKIMDLLANDSVDSLTSLVLVNAIYFKGKWQKPFNKQNTKEKMFKISKEKQKPVQMMFLKSTFSTTYIGEVSTKVLILPYIGGKMDMVILLPDENTDLKTLGKSLTSEKLTDWLKPERLKTTEVEVFLPRFKMEQNLDMECILRKLGMSDAFDVTKADFSGISTGKNLLLSKVIHKAYVEVNEEGTEAAAATAVVVKLLCARFIPRFVVDRPFLFLIRDNSSKNILFWGKVISP from the exons ATGATGGCTGCTCTCTCTGAAGCAATCAACACTTTTACCttgaatgtttttaaagaaattagtGAAAAAGATATCTCACAGAATGTGTTTTATTCTCCCCTGAGCCTCTACTGTGCTCTGGCGATGGTCTTAGAGGGAGCCAAAGGAAATACTGCTGCAGAGATACAACAG GTTCTTTCTTTAAACAAAGATACAGATATCCACCACAGTTTCCAGTCTTTTCTTGAAGAAGCTAATAAATCTGGTGATCAATGCCTGCTAAGAATTGCCAAcaggatctttggagaaaagactAATGATTTTATCTCA TCTTTTCTGGAATCGTGTCAGAAATTctacaattcaaatatggaagaAGTTGACTTTGCTAATGCATCAGAGGAAGcaagaaaacatataaataagtGGGTAGAAGAAAAGACTGAAG GTAAGATTATGGACCTGCTAGCAAATGATTCTGTTGATTCACTGACCTCTCTGGTACTTGTGAATGCCAtctatttcaaaggaaaatggcaaaaaccatttaacaaacaaaacacaaaagaaaagatGTTCAAAATCAGCAAG gaGAAGCAGAAACCAGTACAAATGATGTTTTTGAAATCTACATTTAGCACAACCTATATAGGAGAAGTGTCTACCAAGGTCTTAATTCTTCCTTATATTGGAGGAAAAATGGACATGGTCATTTTGCTTCCAGATGAGAACACAGATCTAAAAACG TTGGGAAAAAGTCTTACTTCTGAGAAATTAACAGATTGGTTAAAACCAGAGAGGCTGAAAACAACTGAGGTGGAAGTTTTCCTTCCCAGATTTAAAATGGAGCAGAATTTAGACATGGAATGCATTCTTCGAAAATTGGGCATGTCAGATGCCTTTGATGTAACCAAGGCTGACTTCTCTGGGATATCAACTGGGAAGAACCTGTTACTATCCAAGGTTATACACAAGGCTTATGTGGAAGTTAATGAAGAAGGCACAGAAGCAGCTGCTGCCACTGCAGTAGTTGTAAAGTTGCTATGTGCAAGATTTATTCCTCGATTTGTGGTTGACcgtcctttcctttttcttattcgAGATAATAGCtccaaaaacattttgttttgggGCAAAGTGATCTCTCCATGA